A genomic segment from Sphingomonas astaxanthinifaciens DSM 22298 encodes:
- a CDS encoding CaiB/BaiF CoA transferase family protein: MPGALSGVTIVEMAGLGPGPFAAMMLADHGARVIRVERPGNLSVPNDPLTRNRESIALDLRQEEGRAIVARLAVGADGLIEGYRPGVMERLGLGPEQLRETNPRLVYGRVTGWGQAGPLAQAAGHDINYLALTGLLSTIGEAGRPPVPPLNLVADYAGGGLCLAFGMVAALLHAQKTGEGQVIDAAMTDGAALTGAIVFGLRAAGLWRDERGANLLDGGDPIYGCYACADGKALSVGALEPQFRAAFYAGLGVPAGAGKAEIAAVLATRPRDEWVALFEGTDACVAPVLSLGEAPGHPHHEARGTFVDVGGVIQPGPAPRLEKTPADPPRPPRAEGEDGEGILAALGYDPDAIAALRAKGVLR; encoded by the coding sequence ATGCCGGGTGCGCTGAGCGGGGTGACGATCGTCGAGATGGCGGGGCTGGGGCCCGGCCCCTTCGCGGCGATGATGCTGGCCGACCATGGCGCGCGGGTGATCCGGGTCGAGCGACCGGGCAATCTCAGCGTTCCCAACGATCCCCTCACCCGCAACCGCGAGAGCATCGCGCTCGACTTGCGGCAGGAAGAGGGCCGCGCGATCGTCGCGCGGCTGGCGGTCGGGGCCGATGGGCTGATCGAGGGCTATCGCCCGGGGGTGATGGAGCGGCTGGGGCTGGGGCCCGAGCAATTGCGCGAGACCAATCCCCGGCTCGTCTATGGCCGGGTGACGGGCTGGGGGCAGGCGGGGCCGCTGGCGCAGGCGGCGGGGCACGACATCAACTATCTCGCGCTGACCGGACTGCTCTCGACGATCGGGGAGGCGGGCCGGCCGCCGGTGCCGCCGCTCAATCTCGTCGCCGACTATGCCGGCGGCGGCCTCTGCCTCGCCTTCGGGATGGTCGCCGCGCTGCTCCATGCCCAGAAGACGGGCGAGGGGCAGGTGATCGACGCCGCCATGACCGACGGCGCGGCGCTGACCGGGGCGATCGTCTTCGGGCTGCGCGCGGCGGGGCTGTGGCGGGACGAGCGCGGCGCCAACCTCCTCGACGGGGGCGACCCCATCTACGGCTGCTACGCCTGCGCCGACGGCAAGGCCTTGAGCGTCGGCGCGCTCGAACCGCAGTTCCGCGCGGCCTTTTACGCGGGGCTGGGCGTGCCCGCGGGCGCCGGCAAGGCGGAGATTGCGGCGGTGCTGGCGACCCGGCCGCGCGACGAATGGGTCGCCCTGTTCGAGGGCACGGACGCCTGCGTCGCGCCGGTGCTGTCGCTGGGCGAGGCGCCCGGCCACCCGCACCATGAAGCGCGCGGGACCTTCGTCGACGTCGGCGGGGTGATCCAGCCGGGCCCAGCGCCGCGCCTGGAGAAGACGCCCGCCGACCCGCCGCGTCCCCCGCGCGCCGAGGGGGAGGACGGGGAGGGGATCCTCGCCGCCCTCGGCTACGATCCCGACGCCATCGCGGCGTTGCGCGCCAAGGGGGTGCTGCGGTGA